The Perca flavescens isolate YP-PL-M2 chromosome 8, PFLA_1.0, whole genome shotgun sequence DNA window aattaatatttacttaaaaaaagcaagcttgattaacttaaaaaccatgagctaattaagtgtcatttacttaaaataaacaagttgtcttcacttaataagtttaagcttattgagtgttacttactcagaataaacaagctgtgttcacttagaaaatataagtttattaagtattgtttactcagaacaataaagttgcactaatttactattactaagttcattgaacttacttttttcaaggcaatgagtttccataaattttttaagtaaagtcaacttgttaaaattaacagtgcaggactttatcattattagtatgttattactcaattatattaagttgtcttaagttatgtttttaagttaatgaagaacatgttacaccaacttgaaaaaattaatttagtagaaatttttctaaaactttgagtatacactactaatctatttaagtactttgaacgttcggatttacagtgtgtaaactgaaccagaaaacaagtcagtaacattaagtagtgctcacttaaaaaatgtgagctaattaatatttacttaaaaaaagcaagcttgattaacttaaaaaccatgagctaattaagtgtcatttacttaaaataaacaagttgtcttcacttaataagtttaagcttattgagtgttacttactcagaataaacaagctgtgttcacttagaaaatataagtttattaagtattgtttactcagaacaataaagttgcactaatttactattactaagttcattgaacttacttttttcaaggcagtGAGTTTCCATAAatgttttaagtaaagtcaacttgttaaaattaacagtgcaggactttatcattattagtatgttattactcaattatattaagttgtcttaagttatgtttttaagttaatgaagaacatgttacaccaacttgaaaaaattaagttagtagacatttttctaaaactttgagtatacactactaatctatttaagtactttgaacatttggatttacagtgtgtaaactgaaccagaaaacaagtcagtaacattaagtagtgctcacttaaaaaatgtgagctaattaatatttacttaaaaaagcaagcttgattaacttaaaaaccatgagctaattaagtgtcttttacttaaaataaacaagttgtcttcacttaataagtttaagcttattgagtgttacttactcagaataaacaagctgtgttcacttagaaaatataagtttattaagtattgtttactcagaacaataaagttgcactaatttactattactaagttcattgaacttacttttttcaaggcagtGAGTTTCCAtaaattttttaagtaaagtaaacttgttaaaattaacagtgctggactttatcattattagtatgttattactcaattctattaagttgtacttaagttatgtttttaagttaaggaagaacatgttacaccaactagaaaaaaattaagttagtagaaatttttctaaaactttgagtatacactacttaatctatttatGTACTTTGAACGTTCGGATTTACAGTGTAGTACAATTCTGCACTACTACATTAAATTTGCCACAGCCCAGATAAAAAATGTcaggtattgtgcatgctggcttaCAGGGACccttgtattattattttttattattattaatcctttatttgatagggacaatgcacattaatgaacatctgcattgaaacaacaaaaacagacgtACACACGCCGGATTATAGCCACAGGGCTAATTTACATCCGCAGTCCCTAGACAAATTACAGAAATACATAAATTATAACAtacaaatctaaaaaaaaaagaaaaacaatactaAAATGAATAAGTACAGGCAAAAGTAAAATAGTCACTTAATGATTACAAGACTGGTTTGCTTTAAGCCACAACGGAGCCATTATGAATGTtagtgcttttcctactgtgactgGTGCTGTGTTTAGGTTCTGTTGCTGAAaagcttttttgtttgtttttactgcaGTATGGATTCAACCTGGAGAAATGGATCTTAACTGGGCAGCAGCCAGACTGCCAGGCCCCCTCCTGCCCCCCCTACTGGCTGATGTTCAGCAGCTCTGAGGAGAGCCGCAGGGCCAATCGCAGGACCAGCGACCCGTGGGACCTGAACCCTCGACCCCGCAGTTACAGCCTGAACTCTGCAGACACTCGCCGGCTGCACCATCGCACCGTCAGGTTCCTCCTATCTGACTCGGAGGATGACGATGGTTACTATGAGGATAATGAGGCCTCCTCCAACGAAGATGCACCTCGCTCCATCAAGAGCAGAGAGCAGCCCCGGAGCACTGCACCCAAAGACCCACTCTCCAGAGTCAAAGACATGCACCTTGGTCCTTCCACTCACCACAGTAAGCCTGCCTCACCTCAGAGCTTTAGAGGCTCTTTACATTCTCTCCAAGACTGCAGACAACCTCTGCGAGCACTGGAGCAGCACAGGTCACAGCAGGCTAGCCCCGTGCCCCACGGGCAGAAGAACAGCAAAAAGAGGCAGCGTTCACAGGGCTCTGTGGGCAGAAGGTACTCCCAGGACACACCACCTGCTCACTCTTCACCCAGGCTGCAGCAACAACGACCCTCGTCTGCCGGGCCTGTTGTCAGAAACCACAGACAGAAggtgtttattttttctgtcagtgtctctgagaaaaatatttataatttcTGTTCTtacctctttcttttttttcctatttcAATGTTATTGTCATCAGACCCTGAGGACTGGTGGCTCTCGTGGAGTTTTCTTTGACTCAGCAGCAGAGTTGGTGTCAGCACTCAGCCAGGAAGAGAGGGAGCTACTTGAAACCATCACAGAGAAGGGCTACCCTTTACGCACAGCTTTTCTGGCTCTGCAGAAGACAGGCTATCACAGCCCAGAGAAGGTAGGCGCCACTTTGTGTTCAGATGTTGTTAATCAACATGTCTTCAGCGGTTTATAAACCCTGATTATgcataaataaaatacttttcaGTTACCTTCAGTAGCTGCAGGCTTGATAATTATAAAATGAAAACTCGCACATTACGATAAATCATCAaacctgcatttcttttttgtaattgtAATAAGTTGGCAGAGAAAATACACTAACAAAACAGATCCTTATTTACACTTATGTGTGGGCTCACAGATTGGTAACCAAAGGTCTTATTTATTCAAATCTAACTTGTGATATTTGTATATTATCAAGACCCAGCATGTCATTCTCGATCCTTTGTCCTGTTTTCAACAGATCCTAAAATACCTGGTAGCCAACGGCCGTCTGTGTGAGCTGGGTTATGATGAAGCACAGGTGGAGGAGGCCTTGGAGATGTTTCAAAACTGTGAGAGCAAGGTGATTCCTGCTTTTCAGTGTTTACTTTCCAAAAAGGTTACAATAAAGCCACACCACAGCCATACCTTAATGTGTATTacttaaaataatttttcaggCTGCTGAGTTCCTGCGCCTTCTGACTCAGTTTAATGAGATGGGGTTCCAGCAAAGTGCAATCAAAGAAGTGCTGCTTGTTCATGAAAATAACCGTGAGAGGGCTCTTGAAGAACTCATGACACGCATGTCTTCAACATAACATCCATTGCTAGTCTGCATGGAGAAAAGATCATTTTCTACAATATGTGAAATGTCCTAAAGATATTGTGTGCTCAAATGTAAtacttaaagcgcccatattctgctcattttcaggttcataactgtaggGGAGAGCCGGGATGGATGAAACATTCCAGTTTTCTCCGAGTGCAATGATGATATACAGACTTCCTTAGGTCAAAACATAGAGCATGTTAACGTCCTACTATCAGCCAAATATCTTcctgttatttccttttatcacggaGTTACAGGCGATAAACGAATTTTGATGGTCGAAAGTAAACTTCATTAGCGGTTACATTTTTTCAATTATTAAtgagtgtttttcatttaaaggttTGACTACGTGCTTATTCAGTAGACCATTTAGTGTTCTCCACAATCCCAGACTTTCACATTGCATGCTTGTTTACATGCAAAGCAAAACAAGTTATAATGGCATATGTCTATGTTGGGTTACTCCATGTATTTTAAGTAATTGCACAAATGTCTGTGTTTATACAATAATTTTTGGAGGGGAGACATGGAAAAGCAGTTTTagaaagataaaaatatatttgggcCCCCACCAGGTAGAGGGTCGAGTTTTCCCATGTTATCCTATGGAGACTAACGGGCTGTGGGCACTTATTCGGATGTGCGGTGACCTAACCCACGTAAAAACCTAGTGAAAcgacattttccacaatagaaacatgatataaatgggaaaacgtactgttctagctataaaaatggcagaatcacCCACAGTGCATGATATTTCAAAAACCGCTTCATACACGCTTCAAGGTGACGGCAATTAGTGGTTAACAGATATTCACCAAGACgtatagcccagcaacaatctatcttaaataacactttttgggagtaccattcctgatatgtagtaaaatattgaagttgtgggaagtttatatggattaaactgtatgttttatCCGTCCCCCTATGCTGTTTCATGCATCCCGACTAGGAGGGACGAATAAAACATTACGCACGCCCCActtttgctgtaataattcctgaacggttttgttcaaagctgaaaatgcaactgtatttgacagaggacaggtctaggttgctagtgacaaaatattagcttttAGTGCGATATGATTGCTTTGTAAATTATGttgaattaaaaagtgtttcaACTGTCCCGGCTCTCCCCTATTTTaaagttgtaccagaataggtttacatggtttaattttcaaaaaacaccatatttttgttgttgtactgcacagatctctttcactgctgcagatcctcttttcacctggtttctgttttagctacagagtgagactgtaatgggaaaattacatttaagcacaattccttatatttttatgtttaattcatactttacttctctcacaaatgctgaaagagtttctcattttccacatgtagattttgattcttaactttgtgagacatccagtctggaacattatgtgagcctacaaggtcaccctaaaactctctagttttcccatgccagttaagatgtaactggggggtgaaaatcatacagggaggaggcgAAATGGCTCCAAGATGTTGCATTTGCAGTTCGccgattgtcttcatgtgtatcagattgcctgtaagaactgtagcgtcataataatctaagtgcgtgtgtgctgtcactctgaagatgcatataagcctagtgttcttgttcactcatttgagaaactgactccacactgggctgcggccttttgtgaaatcatgttgatcctatatttgcaaatatctttaataaaatacaaaaacccaacttagttctagtctcagactgtcttattggtttcaatttactaaactctgaaaactcttctccctgctgcaaaggaaacttccactacaagacctcttttcatcttctgtactatctttgattgcactcgcacatgctcagtagctcagatgtagatcatgtcagctagctagctctagAGACAATAAAAgagagcctgtttctccaactttggtcagttacaaggcaggattaactggaagacttcttctaaatgagggcgcacatgtaagtagttcttttgtagattatggtgaacttgtgtgtgttgtagcagtgctttgctattgagacagacgtagcatgctagcgttagcatgctaacgctacgagctaagggttgtggttagccagcttatttcggactgtgacgtcacagtccgagccgattttgaacagctcactaggagactgaaggcaggacacattcagaaaccgtatctcattcaaaacagcatggatggattttttcaaagtttgtatgcgtgtggaagcaccagagacacaaaagaacaccccaaatcccagaaagtgattttttcataatatgggcactttaacagaTACTGCTTTAGGCTCAGAGTTAACATAAAACCTGTTCAACTCAACCATAGGGGCTAGAATGAAAACATGCATGTATTGTACAATTAGAAATGACATGataataaataattacaatTAGTAGGGATGAATTTATttcataatcatttatttacagatttaaaaaaaaaaaaaaaaaagcacttaaaatattttgtttctgAAAAGCTAATTTAGCTGTCATCCCAGCTGGAGGAATAAAAGCATGGTGTGTTGGCTAGCTGCTACAGTACTAAACAAAGTAGAGCTTTAGATATGGTTAATAATGTTTAACTTTAAAAGGCTGTAAcccccaaaataaaaatgtaaaataaaaaaaccttgGGGCAAATATCGTTAACTTGCCACAGTAGATACAAGAGAAAACCGCTACAGCAGTAAGCCGAAAATAAAGTTAAGAAAACAGGATCGACAGATTCAAAACGTTCAAAGATTGAAATATTtacacattttgtttacattaaaGTACTACACCTAACTACCGCTGAGCTGGATGACTTCTGGAGCCGCTCCTTTAACCCATCACTGATGACCGACAGTGGAGTTCAGCACTCCTGACTTCACGTTCGATTGAGAAGCCTTCGAGAGGTCTCTCTGTAAAGAGAAGTGAAAGGTAACGTCAGTATCTTTGGTCATATTGAAGAGGTCAAAATACCAAATGGTTTGTGTATTCACAGTGTTGTGGCAAAGTAATATGAAATACTTATGTATACTTATGTATATAAACTATTTTTGTCATGACGTCCAGATTTCGAAGTACTGTGGTGGAAAGTTAAACTGTTGCCAGGGAACAAGTGATGGAGTCTTTAGTATGTGAGGAATTTTTTTAAGGAAGAGTGGAGGATTAAACTTTACCATTTTCCTATATACAGctcaaataaaaatgatctggtatgtatttattgtatgtatgAATTGTTTACcactttgtattatttttttggggcgtttcaggcctttattttgacagggggaatgacatgcagcaaagggccgcaggtcggagtcgaacctgcagcccgctgcgtcgaggagtaatcCCCTATATATGGGCGctcgctctaccaactgagctatctgggagCCCACTATACAAGTTTTGATGGAAATTATCAGTTTCTAAATATTAACATTATGCAGCCTTGGCAGATGCATGCACGGTTGCTTTTTAGTTCCTCCACTAACCAACCAAGAGAGGGctcaaatattttaaattaagttGTGTTATCATGCTAGAAATCCTTTGTCATTTTACAGATGGTTGATAATCCGGCTTGTTTCaagagtctttaaaaaaaggggaaatCTTTCTTCAGatttacaaaatgtattttctaagACTTAGAAGTCTAGATCAAACAGGTTTTAACCGAAATTCTGCTTTAGCCCAACTAAATAAAATGGGGGTTACATGGTAAGCCATACATTTACTGGGTTAACTATATAATCCTACAGACTTGAGTGGACCTTTTTTGTAGTGAGGGACTAACTAAACAGATGTAAAACCGCATTTACCGCAAATTCCGAATAGGACCCAGCAACAGAGTTAAAGGTGAAGGTGTGATCTTGAGTATCCTGAGACCTTAGTGTGCCACTTGGAGTGTTTCTAAGATGGGAGATGTTTTCCTTGTTTCGCTCTAGTGCACGGGGAGTCTTTCCATGTCCAGGGGTTCGCAGGCCAAGACCCTACAACGAGACCAGCTAGAATGATAATGTGCCTTCTCCCCCCCACCTtttccattttaaaatatttcagAATATAGGACCAAAATGAGATGCAAAAAGGAACACACATTTGCACGTTactatgaaaacaaaacaaactcacGTGCAGCTTTTGGTAGAATTATTTTTCAGTTACACTGTCAAGTATCATATTACAAATCGACAGGGTTTTCTTATTTGACAAACCGACAAGCACCACTTACATACAAGAACCATTGTGAACATACATATACTCAAATATTTGGGCTCACTTTAAGAGCATCTTCACTTAACAAGATTTACGGAGTCTATTGCTTATCTTCAAAACATAAGCACATCTGCATACAAACAAATTAGTTTAGGAGGGTTTAACTGCCCTGAAAAATCATCCATATGCaagttaaacaaaaacattatggCACCCTGCCC harbors:
- the LOC114559720 gene encoding ubiquitin-associated protein 1-like; translated protein: MNTLEDVPFQSLLGPLDEEVQLVTAPDITIPDYHWILQDTEYGFNLEKWILTGQQPDCQAPSCPPYWLMFSSSEESRRANRRTSDPWDLNPRPRSYSLNSADTRRLHHRTVRFLLSDSEDDDGYYEDNEASSNEDAPRSIKSREQPRSTAPKDPLSRVKDMHLGPSTHHSKPASPQSFRGSLHSLQDCRQPLRALEQHRSQQASPVPHGQKNSKKRQRSQGSVGRRYSQDTPPAHSSPRLQQQRPSSAGPVVRNHRQKTLRTGGSRGVFFDSAAELVSALSQEERELLETITEKGYPLRTAFLALQKTGYHSPEKILKYLVANGRLCELGYDEAQVEEALEMFQNCESKAAEFLRLLTQFNEMGFQQSAIKEVLLVHENNRERALEELMTRMSST